In Brachyhypopomus gauderio isolate BG-103 chromosome 18, BGAUD_0.2, whole genome shotgun sequence, the sequence CAGACATAAGACCAAACCGTAGGTCTCACTTTAAGTTAACATAAACTTGGATATACAATCTTTCATAATTACACTATTATGTAACATAACAAGTTAGACGTGTTAGTTAGACCATATGAAATATGGAACATATGTAACTTTTTAATAATCTTGCATATGCTGTAGGTAAAGTTTGTTTATTTCCCCATTCTTGAAATTGTGTAATTATTGTACTCCTACCatcaacaataataaaacagctTGTAGAATATAATTTGTACTGTAGAATATACTTAACAAATAGCATTATGGTCTGCTGCTGTGATAAACACAGATGGAACCATATGTATAGTGAGAGATGTGGAAAGAACTCCAAAGTCTTACATGTCAACGGAACATTGCAGTAAACAGTGTTTAGTTCTTGACGCACAGGACCAGTCTTTCCTGAACCAAACTGACGGCCCATTCCAGCATCTCTACAAGATGTCTCTGTATGACCGCCATGTCTCAAAAGGGGAAGGATGGGTGATATAAGTGTGTTTACTCGAGACAACAATGACTCCAACATGCTGTGAATGTCAGGTGCACACTACCAgtttaattaaataaacaggGTGGTGGTGGCTGCATCAATCAGAAAGTCGACCTCTCTTTCAAGACCTAAAATAACTCTGGCCAGTCAAGAGCTATTGTTATTGGTTTGCGTCAGTGGGAAGTACCACAAAACCCTCTCCAACCAAAGCAAAACTGCGCCGAGTTGAAACTAAGCTATCACTCAGCTATGTTGCcaggaaacaaagaaaaaaaacaacactaaAGATGTTAACATGGATACAGTCCTTCCCATAAATTAACTCCACAAACAATAAAACAGTCAAGCGATGGGAAAAAAAGAGCATAAGAGGTTAGAGTCTTACATTTAATTTTGGCAAGTCGTGTAGGACATACCCGCTGAGAAGACCCTTGTCTCATATCCACAGAACAAAATGGGCAATTTCCGCAGCTGGCTTTTTTCCTGTCTCGGGAATGCCAAATGCACTGAAATGAAAGGAACAGAAGAGAAGCAAGGCGCCTATTAATAAATAGTTTTGTGGCATTATGGAAGCTGCCGTTCTGTTTAAAGGACGTCCTTTGTTTGGTATAAGTGTCCTGGCGTTAAGGCTGTTGGAACGTTTTCTTGCTGGGAGAGAAGTGCACGTTAATGGTTGAGATGCTGGGACAATGCAGGCTCGGTTTCTTTATCTTCAGAACTAAAATGGCTTTTCACAATGAGGGTGCTGGACTCAAGGTGCTTATGAAGCGTCGAGATGAAGGGATGCAAAAGCAATAACTTGAGTCAGCATTTAAAAACCTGTAGGCTATAAACTGACATTTTcccttaaaaaaaattaaaatgtacCATGTTGGATATCTGAGTAGAATGTCATAAAGATATGCTATTCTATATTATTTATCTAGATGGCCTGTCCAGAACATGTATAAACCAAgcattatttgtaaatttggaCCTTTGTACTCAGAGTACAAAACCCCTTATCTTTCCCCCACCCTTTCTTCACCTCCACTCTTTTAAAGGATTGGATGGTGTTTGTTATTATTCCTTCATCCCTAAATTGGTTGGCACATTCCTCCGTTCTCTAAAAGCTAATTGCATTTCCTATTTTCTTGGCCCCCGATGACCCTGTGGAAGACATTAGATGCTGAACCTTTCCCTCCTCTAAAAATAAAGACAGCACTGTTTGCCCCACAAAGGTCTGCAAGTTCCAGTCATCAAGCAAACGCCCTCGCCAGATACGAAGATTATGTAATGATACAAAAATAATATCAGTTACATAAAGACCTACTGAATAGTCGAAACAtgaatatattttgtacaatattataatatattttgagtaatattatatattattaaaaaCTATAGTCCCCGTCATACTGACCTTATCACTAAAATTACTGCATTCCAGCCACTGCATTTCAGCCCTACAAAATGGCCTGCTAACATCATTTCAGTGATGATCGTTAGGAGAAAAGGTTAATGATGACAACACAGCTAATATCACTCTGTCGTGTGGATTAGAAGAGCAGACTGTTTGCTTCAAAAGGGTAGTGATGCTTTTAGGTTTTCGTGTGTTAACCATGGTTACCTCCAGGGAAATGTGCAGTAATCAATCAACCATTTATCAAATCCTCAAAAATTTCAAGTAGTGTAGTGAAGAACGCTTCAGGGTGCCCAAGAAAGTCAAACAAGCGTCAGGACCATCTCCTGAAGAGGATGCAGGTATGAGATTGGGTCACCACCAGTGCAGagtgctcaggaatggcagagggcaggtgtgagtgcgtcTGAACACAGTAAGACGGAGGCGTTTGGAGGATGGCTTGGTGTCAAgaagggcagcaaagaagccacgtGTTGAAAAACATCAAAGCCTCACATTCTGCAGGAAGTGTAGGGGGATTTGGATTGCAGAGGACTGAGGAAGAACTATATTTTACATGTTTGATGGAACATAGGGGTTATGTAAGGAAGCTGGTTTATCATTGAACACTTCACATGTGCGGCAATCTTACATAGCTGTTGAggtttattaaataaataacaaatgtaAACACAATCGCATACATACATTAACACTTCAGTCCACTTCCAACATAAAATATGCCATGATACATTATATACATTATCCAACATAAGACTTTACATAAAGTATTAAACATTTAATTGCAGataaaggataaataaatattttaaaatcagAAACAAAGAATGCAAATCTTTGGAACGTTCAGTAACATCATGGTAGGTTTTCTTATACATAAGTGCATAAACAACATTTTTTATAGCGTATTAATTAGCTGTTGTAATGTAATACATAACTCTGTGTGTACAGACAATACCAAGATATTTTTTTCTAAACAAATTTGTCTACTTGTTGAAGTCTCCCATTTCCTCACTCAAATAGGTACTCAACAGAACTGATCTGAAATCAGTCTGCATTCTCACTGCAAACCCAAACACCTCTAGGTCTCTAACACTTTTGCTTAATAGCACCGTTGAACCTGATTGGTTTTCCATATGTTGTAGGAGATTCATATTAGCAGTTAACCTACATGTAACTTAATGAGTGCATACgttaaatgaaaacaaacatcAAGTATCATTCATCCTATGTAACAGATTGTAATTCTCCCATCCTGGCCTGCATGAAGAGCAGAGTTCACTAATGCAAGGTGTCctcaaaataaacaataaaaatggATCCCTACTCATTTAAATGTCTTTGTGTGGAATGAAATAACTCCTTGTGCATTCTAGCCTTTATTAAGTGGAATGCTTTGGTTAGCATGAACTGATGTGGCCTAATTAGCACTACACAGTGTGCACATGGAGAGTGGGGAAGATGAATGAACTCTAGCTGTGTGGTAGCACAACTAACTCATAAGCACAGTGACGTTCAGAAGGGCTGTCAGTGAACGGATGCACCAACAGTGTGGTGGAGTGGAGGATACACCAAGATGGAGTCAGCTCGGGAGCATATATTGGTAAAAACCAACAGCGTCTATTGTATATGTGGTTGTCAGCTACTGATTCCTACCTGGAACGATGCAAGGCACACTAATGTAACTAAATTATTTAGtttgtgtgcttttgtgtgcgtgtgtgtgtgtgtgtgtgtgtgtgtatgtgtgtgtgtatgcgcacgCAAATATGCAGGCTCATAGGCGTAGCCAGGGCCCATGTCTTTGTCGGAGGCTGTTGTCTAAAGGCTGGGGCTGGGATGCACCCTCATCCTGGACGGCTCCCTTCAGCTCTGCTGCCCCCTCCTGGCGGTCAGGGTCCTCTTCAGTCACACCAGTCTCTGCTATGTGCGGCGCCTCCACAAAGACAGGGTCCTCGTCTGTGCCTTCAAGAGCGGCTGCAGGAACACAGCATGCATGGACTTAAAAACCCTCCCCAGTTCAGGCTGTAGTTTTGTAAGTACCACAGACATCGACCTCTGAATGCATGAGACTTTCTGTCTTACTCTCATTATCCTGCACGTGTTCGGCCGCCAAAGCAACTACATTGCTGTAAACGTCTAGTTGACCTGCAGAAAAGAAATATGAGCCTATTGAACCCCAATTTACTCAAGCACGCACTCATCAAACAGACATTTTTGAAACTCTTGTTCATTAAGCTCATTTTCATACACGCGTGTTCTCACTCACGTCTGTGCGAGCGAACTGCGGTCTTCTCGGGGTCCTCCGCTAGTCCTGCGACgtcttctttctccctctcgtACTTCATGACTGGGACACAAGGTTACGTCAATGTGCAACAACACAGCTGATGCAATGAAAATGCTGTTCATTCATTTCAAAGTTTTTCCGTGTTGTGTACCTGCTGAGGTACTTAAGACACATGGGTTTAGTTGATTAGTGTAAagacaggagtgtgtgaggtattGGGGGGGCTCATACTGGGGGTGCTGGCTGACGTGTGTATGCGCCTTCGGGCCTCGTCTCTTCTCTGCTGAAGACGTGTCGCATCTCCCATCATCacctgcatgtgcacacaccccACATTAACCACATTAAATCCCTGCTGAGGCATTCAGACCTATGGATTCAGTTGATTCTTTGACTCTAGCAGGATGCTGGCAGCTAACCTGGACTCGGACCTGCTCTGGGGGCCACAGGCCCCCCCACATGAACTGCAGGTAACTGAATAGCACAATAACACCGAGGAATGTGAAGTTACTGGCAACTCCTATGACTGCTGACGTCAGAGGGAAGTTGTACAAGAGGTATCTGTGAAGAGAGGAAACAGCTCAGCTCTACTAGATATAGTCATACACACCTACATATGAATGTAGAATGAGAATGTTCTCCTTATATAATTTCAGTATATTATCAGACTTAAGTGTTGCTAAAAGGGAATAGAATGCGAACTGGTATACTTCCATTACAAAAACACCATGACAGTGTAAAGACAATTTTCTCTTGCAAGCATGATAAAAGGCTGATTGGGGAAAGGCTGTGTTACATGCCTGATACCAATGAAATAGGCATGGATCCTAAGCTGGGCTGAGTAGATCTGCACCTGTCGAGACTGGATTTCTATCACCGCTCCAATGGTTGGCTGGTACTGTGAGACGGAAACCAGGAAAAACTTAAAATGAAGTAAAGCATTTCCTGTATCACTACCACTAAAGCACTGAACGAAAGTGTTAAGCAAATGCAGCTGGAAAATGTATCAGGAATCAGTAATGCTAACATACAGTTCACACGACCCCCATTCTACATACATTTTATCATTTGCTAAAATTCATGCCAAGTAAGATGGAGTGTTTCAATCTCTGCTGTACTCACAGAGTCAGATCTGTAGTCTGAATAAAGCTCCACGTCTACGAGCTGCTTCTGCTCCGCCAGCC encodes:
- the bscl2 gene encoding seipin isoform X2, giving the protein MVVSTIPTCPLLASPRQSTTTTDCESANSVLCSFPIANISLLKNGKEQVMMYGQPYRVSLELEMPESPVNEQLGMFMVKMSCYTKNGITVSTVSRSAMLHYRSSLLQTLNTLVFSPLLLTGLAEQKQLVDVELYSDYRSDSYQPTIGAVIEIQSRQVQIYSAQLRIHAYFIGIRYLLYNFPLTSAVIGVASNFTFLGVIVLFSYLQFMWGGLWPPEQVRVQVMMGDATRLQQRRDEARRRIHTSASTPIMKYEREKEDVAGLAEDPEKTAVRSHRRQLDVYSNVVALAAEHVQDNETALEGTDEDPVFVEAPHIAETGVTEEDPDRQEGAAELKGAVQDEGASQPQPLDNSLRQRHGPWLRL
- the bscl2 gene encoding seipin isoform X1, whose amino-acid sequence is MNTERNRTVAGLENRRSKGSVGPKPGRDGCGLEQMGSVMGPILLWLQDVAAVTLLRARRTLLRAAILCCVLVLLLWVSIFLYGSFYYSYMPTVSFSTPVNYYYSTDCESANSVLCSFPIANISLLKNGKEQVMMYGQPYRVSLELEMPESPVNEQLGMFMVKMSCYTKNGITVSTVSRSAMLHYRSSLLQTLNTLVFSPLLLTGLAEQKQLVDVELYSDYRSDSYQPTIGAVIEIQSRQVQIYSAQLRIHAYFIGIRYLLYNFPLTSAVIGVASNFTFLGVIVLFSYLQFMWGGLWPPEQVRVQVMMGDATRLQQRRDEARRRIHTSASTPIMKYEREKEDVAGLAEDPEKTAVRSHRRQLDVYSNVVALAAEHVQDNETALEGTDEDPVFVEAPHIAETGVTEEDPDRQEGAAELKGAVQDEGASQPQPLDNSLRQRHGPWLRL